Proteins from a genomic interval of Psychrobacter urativorans:
- the argA gene encoding amino-acid N-acetyltransferase — MTTSAMPQINPEYVHWFRNSAPYINTHRGKTFVIMFGGEAVKHPNFSTLIHDFALLHSLGINLVLVHGARPQIEKNLIEAGITSPLHQDIRVTPRVAMPSILQAVGAIRLQLEAQLSMGLANSPMYGSRIDAVSGNFVTARPYGIRDGVDYQMTGEVRSIDVDAIKNNLLHNHIVILGSMGYSATGEVFNLLAEDVALSAAVALGADKLILLGEETGINDNGRLLREMIPNEVDRFLRGRDLNCEINYFLHCASSACRQGVHRTHIISYAKDGALLEELFTRDGSGTLISHDPYEEIRRANIDDVVGLIELLKPLEEQGILVARSRERLEQEIENYSVIERDGMILGCASLNTLDELSAEVACVAVHPEYRSGSRGADLLAFLEQQARSHGLHKLFVLTTRTAHWFVEQGFVEVDASALPEARQQQYHNGRNSKVFQKLL; from the coding sequence ATGACTACTAGCGCCATGCCCCAAATTAATCCTGAATACGTCCATTGGTTCCGCAACTCTGCGCCTTACATTAATACTCATCGCGGCAAGACGTTCGTGATTATGTTTGGTGGTGAAGCGGTCAAACACCCTAATTTTAGTACTCTGATTCATGACTTTGCGTTATTGCACAGTTTAGGTATCAATCTGGTATTGGTACACGGTGCACGCCCGCAAATTGAAAAAAATCTAATAGAAGCTGGCATTACTTCACCGTTACACCAAGATATTCGCGTGACGCCACGCGTTGCTATGCCGTCTATTCTGCAAGCGGTTGGCGCGATTCGTCTACAGCTTGAAGCGCAACTGTCTATGGGTTTAGCCAATTCACCGATGTATGGCTCACGTATTGATGCGGTTTCAGGTAACTTTGTTACCGCGCGTCCATATGGCATCCGTGATGGCGTTGACTATCAAATGACCGGTGAAGTACGTTCTATCGATGTTGATGCCATTAAAAATAACTTATTGCACAATCATATTGTGATTTTAGGCTCAATGGGCTATTCAGCAACGGGTGAGGTTTTTAACTTGCTCGCCGAAGATGTGGCACTTAGTGCAGCGGTGGCACTTGGCGCTGACAAGCTGATTTTGCTAGGCGAAGAAACGGGGATTAATGATAACGGTCGTTTATTGCGCGAAATGATTCCTAATGAAGTGGATCGTTTTTTACGTGGACGTGATTTGAATTGTGAGATTAATTATTTCTTACATTGTGCCAGTAGCGCCTGTCGTCAAGGGGTTCATCGCACGCATATCATCTCTTATGCCAAAGACGGCGCGTTGTTAGAAGAGCTATTCACCCGTGACGGTTCGGGCACTTTGATTAGTCACGACCCTTATGAAGAAATTCGCCGTGCCAATATTGATGATGTCGTCGGTCTTATTGAGTTGCTAAAACCACTTGAGGAACAAGGCATTTTAGTCGCCCGTTCACGCGAGCGTTTAGAGCAAGAAATTGAAAATTATAGCGTTATTGAACGTGATGGCATGATTTTGGGTTGTGCGTCACTCAATACCCTTGATGAGTTATCGGCAGAAGTCGCTTGCGTAGCCGTACATCCTGAATACCGTAGTGGTAGTCGTGGTGCTGATTTGCTGGCTTTTTTGGAGCAGCAAGCACGCAGTCATGGTCTGCATAAATTATTTGTGTTGACCACCCGTACCGCGCATTGGTTTGTCGAGCAAGGCTTTGTTGAAGTTGACGCCAGTGCCTTACCTGAAGCACGCCAGCAGCAATATCATAATGGTCGTAACTCTAAAGTGTTCCAAAAATTACTGTAA